In the genome of Lathyrus oleraceus cultivar Zhongwan6 chromosome 4, CAAS_Psat_ZW6_1.0, whole genome shotgun sequence, the window TGAAGTTCAAGGGATCTGAATTGTGATGGAGATATCAAAGGAAAAGTTGCAGAAAAGTGTTGGTGTTGTTGATGGAGTTGACTCCAAGTCTTGCTACATGCAGAAGTTTAGGCTCTATGAAACTCGTTCGGTAATTATGATCTTAGTCTATTCCTATCATTGATGCTTACATTACCTTGATCTGAAACATGTcaattttttgtttttgtttttgatGTGTTCCTATGTTTCTAAgttcttgttttgtttgtgttcAGTTTTCTTGCTGCATATGTTTTGTTTCTTCACATATTCATTCATGGTTCATGAGATTTTTTCAATTGAGCAAAGGAATCAAAAGGGTTGTGGTTTGTAAAGattgattttttgtttttgttttgttttgtttagCATGAATGGTTTTTCAGTTGGGATTTAGATGCTTGTCAATGTCATCATGATGATGGGATTTATGAGTTTTTGAATTCGGTTTAATTGGATTCACGTGGATTCTTCAAGAAAATTCGCTTTTTTGTCTGTGTTTCATGATGCTTGTGATTATGAGTAACTATTATTGACAAATGATTTTGCAGCAAAAGGCTTATGGCGTACTATATTTAGATGTTTTTCAGATTATGGGAGCATTTGGATATGCAGTTTAATTAAGTGCTTATTGTATAAGAGCTTATGTATAAGCTGTTTCTCAACTAGAAGATGGAGTTAGGGTTAAGTTAACTCTTTCGATAGTTGAAAACAGCTTATGTCAAAAGCTATTTGGAGGAGCTTATGAAAATGAACTGAAAAAATCGTCTGATGTACACATCATAAACTATTTTCATAAGCTCTTTCAAACTCTTACACAAGCGCTTATTTTCCACCCTCAGTATCATGCATGGTGAAATTTGTTTTTTTCCTAAAAGGATAGCTACTACTTTTCTTTTCTTGTCTTATTTTCCTCAATTTGGGAAGGTTGAGGATAGCCATTGGAAGATATCTAGAATTTTTTTGCTGAAAATGAAGCAAAAGCCAATTAAGGAACTAAAATTAGTAACTAAAATGGCGCTTTCTTCTTCTGGAAATGAGATCTAAAAGAAAGCTTTCTTTTTCTTCCATAGATAATATAATGATAAGCTATTGATTTGGAAAGACATCTAAGTTTGGTTTATGACATTACGTTGACACGCACTTTGCGCTACGTCTCACGAGCCTTTTCTGACTATATCTTTTGTCTATGCTCAGAGATTCTACATGATTGGAAGAGACAAAAGCCGAACATTTTGGAGGGTCTTAAAGATCGACAGATTGGAGCCATCCGAGTTAAATATCGTCGAAGATCCTACATTATACTCAGAAGCCGAGTGTTGTGACATTTTGAAGCGTATTCATGACGGAAACAAGTCCACTGGCGGGCTTAAATTCGTAACAACTTGCTATGGAATCATCGGTATTTTCTTTCTTCTATATAATAGCAAAACATTTATTGCTATAAGTGTTTATTTTTATAACGTTATTCGTCTTAATAACTCACCCGCGACTTTTTATTTAGGATTTATCAAATTTCTTGAGCCATACTACATGCTGCTTATAACAAAACGGAAGAAGATTGGCACGATATGCGGACACGATGTATATGCTATCACAAAGAGCGAAATGGTTCCGATTCCACATCCAAGTGTGCGATCGAAATTGGCATATTCTAAGGATGAGAACAGGTCTTTAGTCAATTTTACATGTACCTGTAATGTGTCTAGGATACATTTCAGGAGACGTATAAGAGTAGCATTGAGAACTATACTTTGTCCATTGTACTTAGCTGAGGATTATGTTATAAATTATGTTTTTTTATTCGAGTTAATTAAATCGTGTAGTGAAAACGTTCTGTTAGATCATCGTTGTTATACTCGTGTTACATATTTGTTGATTTGTCGATGTCTTCAGTGCATATGCACAATGCGGGCTTCCTCAAGTCAACCCTCTCGTCTTTCTGTGGTACTCTCATAAAGCTTCTTCTAGATTTCGGAGTCGTGTAATATGTATAGTATAGTAGATAGTAGATAGTAGATTCCTCGTTGTTGTTTTCATTTTCATGTTCTACAGGAGCAATCTTCATTGCTGTTATGATGTAAATATAACTTTTTGAGTAAGACAAGGTATTTCCACGGTTCGCATGGGAGATCgctttcttttcattttttaacATATTTGGTTAGAGTTATTGGTTTCATAAGCTGTTTTTACGGTTTTTTTTTATTATACTTATATTCCTCCGTTTAATATAAATCGTTTTATTAATGGAGTTTTCTCTTTTGTTGTTACTTAGATACAAGAAGCTTCTATGCAGTATGGATCTTACAAAGGACTTCTTTTACAGCTACTCGTACAACATCATGCTAAGTCTTCAAAAGAACTTATCTGGTCATAATGTTATGGGACAATCACTTTATGAAACACTTTTTGTTTGGAACGAGTTCTTAACTCGTGGAATCAGGAATACACTCCAGAATACTTCCTGGACTGTTGCCTTAGTCTACGGCTTTTTTAAACAGGTACATACGGTTTGTTTTTGGTGTGTAAAACTTTCCTTGACACGGAAGAAACGATCCTAGCGTTAAGTGTTTTTAGAATATATTTGGTGTTTTCTTCATGACAAGTGTTCATTTCATGGTACGGTGTGTAGGTTAACCTCTCTATATCCGGCCGTGAGTTCAATATGATTATTATTGCTAGGCGCTCAAGGCACTATGCTGGTACCAGGTTCGTACTTCTTCTCTTTAGTTTTCCCGGATTAATGGCCGACATTGTTTTCTGGTTTTTTCCGAGTACTTCACTCTTGATCATTGCTTATTTCATGTTTCCCGACTTATTTATTCAAGGTTTCTTTATCTTGTGGCGCAGATATTTGAAACGAGGAGTCAACGAACGTGGTAGAGTTGCTAATGATGTTGAGACGGAGCAAATAGTCTTTGCAGATGCTAGTGATGGATCCCCGATGCAAATCAGTTCGGTGGTGCAAATACGGGGTTCAATCCCTCTCTTCTGGTCTCAGGAAGCCTCGCCGTTGAATATGAAACCTGATATTATATGTACGGTATCTGAACATTTTTCCTTTGTTTCTCACTTATGTTTGGATAAACAACTTAATTAAGCACTTCTAACATAAGTGCTTATCATGTAAGTGTTTATGTTTAAGCTATTTCTATAACAAGATAAAATAAAGTTACATTATTTCTTATATAAGTTATAAGCCGTTTTCATAAGGTATTTTCCCAAATTGTCTCACAAGTGCTTATGCTATAGCAGATAAGTTCAAATAAGCCAATCCAATTTCCAAACAGGCCCATACTATATGTAATTTACACTAACTTCTTGTTTTGGTTGTTTTTCTCTAGTATCTCAAAAGGATGCAATGTTTGAAGCCACAAGACTTCATTTCGACAATCTTGTCAAGCGATACGGAAATCCGATAATTATACTGAACTTGATTAAGGTAGGCCTATCTGAATATGTAAGGAAATCATTGAGCATGCTTAATTTCTAAAATATTTTCTACCTTTTATATTATTGTATCTTTTGTGTTTAAGACTCGTGAGAAAAAGCCTCGTGAAACTATCCTGCGAACCGAGTTCGCTAATGCTGTTAAGTCTATTAATCAAAATTTGAGCGGGGATGAACGCCTGAGGTTTCTTCACTGGGATCTGCATCGACACTCAAGACGGTAAGTTTATCTTCCTTTTTGGTACAAGCTCTATAGGTTTTTCTTTTCCGGGGGTTATTTTGACATTATTCGATCAACGACTTTTAGCAGCAAGGCCACCAATGTGCTATTGCAGCTGGGAAAAGTGGCCGCGTTTGCGTTGAAGCTAACTGGCATCTTCTACTGTCCAGTTACACCAAACATGAAGCTAGAGGGATTATTCCCATATTCGTTCTCCGAGTAAGTACCGTAAAACAACACACTTCGTCGACCCTCTTCGCTGTTGAAACTTGAtttgattatttattttaatgcagAAATAACAACGTCATTGATAAAAACAAAGATCACAGTGGCGATGACGGGAACAGAGATTACAGTGTCAAACCGAAGACACTTCAATCAGGCGTGTTGAGGACAAATTGCATAGATTGTTTAGACCGCACCAACGTTGCGCAATATGCTTATGGACTAGTTGCACTTGGAAGTCAGTTACAAGTGTTAGGATTTACTGAAAGCCCGCATATTGATCTTGACGACCCTTTGGCAAAGGAAGTGATGACAGCTTATGAGTCCATGGGAGACACACTAGCCTTTCAATATGGCGGTTCTGCAGCGCACAACAAGGTATAATCTTTCGACTGTTTAGAATTCGATTTATTTTCTTGGAAAATTTTATATGATTACGGTTCGTTTCTTCGGATATCATTTGATTCGTCTTGGTATTTAGATATTTTCTGAAAGAAGAGGTCAATGGAAGGCAGCAGCACAATCCCAAGAACTTATTCGAACCATACAGCGTTATTACAACAATACGTATTTGGACGGTGCTAAACAAAAAGCCATTAACATGTAAGTCAAATAGACCTTTTTTGTTGTAATTTTACTATACAGAAAGTTATATATTTATGGTAGTTGCATTGCATTAGAATGGATTAGTTAATGTCTTGTTTGATATTATTTTGTTCAGATTCTTGGGGCATTTTCAGCCACAGCAGGGAAAACCATTACTTTGGGAGCTTGATTCAGATCAACATTACAATGTTGGAAATTATGGACCAAATTTAGCGGACGGAATTGATGGGTATAATTTGATTTTTATACATTGGAAAACATAACTCAAATTCGTTATCCTTTTTCGACGACGAGAGAAAATGAGAATCATCTGTCTCTTACATTGTCCGAAGATTGAAAgatgttatttctttgtttggtAGGTCATTTATTAGAAGATCACAATCCGATGGTGATATTATCAGCGAAAGTGATGCTACAATTAGGAATTTGCATGCTCCAGACTGTCAACACTCGTCTAAAAATCCCGATAAACGATCTCTTTTGAAGTCTAGTTCAGACACATTCACTTGTGAAAGTTCTATTTGTCATTGCAGGTATGCGTAGTTCACATTTTGCATGACGCAAACTATGTGTAACTGGATACATAGTTTTGActttatatgattttttttacTCAATTTTATGTAGGCAAATTTATGGAGGAATGGGAAAGGACCAATTTCGTGAAAGCGATCACATTTGTTATGCGGAACATGGAGATGCATGTGATTGCTCCAATTTCCTCGATGTGGACTCGCTTTCTTCTGGAAATTCTTGTGAAGAGGAACTACTTGAAAGGTTTAGTTGCGAGACTTTGATTAATATTCTTATATCCATGCTATAATCTTGTTGCTTTCTTTATCGTTGGCCTCGGGttttcttcaaatcttgatcAATGATATAAGGGGGTATATCGAATTTTGCTCGTGAGAATGAGAAGCAGTTCCGGCCTAACATAGTTATAGGCTAAAACAAACTTTAATGTAAAATACCAAAACAAAAATTTTGGTGTAGAGGATTATAATACCGAGTATGTTTACAATATCGTTGTCAAACAAAGTGGATTTTGTTAGTTGCTCTGGTGGGAAAGAATTATACTTTTTGTCTTTAGTTGATTGGATAGAAGCATGGTCCTGGATAGAACATTATGCGAAAGTCGGTCCATGTAGTCAACCCTACTTAGTGAGATAAggcttggttgttgttgttgttgttggctaGGAAAATTTATGCTTAAACATCTCAAATTTTGTTCAAATCCGCTAGATGATAGTTTTTTGCTGTGCTTTTTAGTATTTTCTGTTGTGAGTAAAGACAATTACATTAGCTATGCCGCAGATTGAACCCGAACTCATGATCCATAGATTTTTTGCTCCGCTCTCAACCACTACATCACCTACACATCCCTACAAATATTGTAATATCGCTTCGCCTATTAGTATTACCATTTTCGAGGCCTACCAAACCTTAAGTTCTCTAGCCGATAATATATCTAGAAACCTTCATTTTATCATTTGTTTTAGAAATAGCTAATACATAAACACTTACATGATAAATTAAGATGTTGATCCAAACAAGGCGTTAGTCAGTATGGACAATTATTTGTGAATTGTCATAACATGTTATAGTCTATGGTTTTACGATGAAAGAATCCTCAAGTGAAATTAGGAAGACATGAATCTGAAAGGAGCTACGCGTTTTTTTTGCGATATAACTATTTGGTTTAGAGGTCTAAATATCGTTGACGATGATGATACAGGTCAATCAGCATCTCCTCAGACAACATTGTGAATGAACAAATAACTGAGGCGCCTGCAACTGAATCTGGACCTATCTTGAAGGTCAGTATATATTGTCAGTTCTAGAATAATTATGGAAAATCACTTTCTTTCAAATAAGCGCTTGAATATAAACACTCACGAGACTGTTTGAGAGAGCTTATGAAAACGCGTCACTGGAAACAACATGACATATTCTTAAGCTCTCCAGGATACATACCTTATGGAAACAATTTATATTTTATGCAAAAACAACTTATACGATAAGCGCTTATGGTCAATTTTTTTGCTTTCAATGTGTTTCAGGAGAGGCAAAGTGAAGAAAAACATAGTGATAGCTTTGAAAAGTGGGTGACTCATGGTGAGATGCTTTATGTTTGAGACTAGTATCATCTTGTCCGAAGGACGAGGAATTCATGACTTTGATGTACAGAAAAATAAATGGTAAGATATAATCGAAAAGCTAATACAAGTTGCAGAAGCTAAGAAGCTGATTTTTGTTCAACAGAGCAATTGAGTTACATATTTATATTTTCATTTGGGAGGTAGTGGTAGAGATGTTAATAAGTCATGAAAATTTTTGTGCCTCACCATTTAGGTACACATTATATTATATCATACATTCAAAATTATCAATCATGTATATAGTTTAATTTCATTGAAAAGACAAAAAAAATACATAGCTGGTACCCAGATTATTACAATTGGATTGATCTTTACAATATTTGcacttaatatatatatatttggatAGAAGAGAAATATCAGTTAGTAATTGATTTAGTTTTAGGACTCGATTCGAACTCAGGATATTGTGTACTTTCTTTACAAATCATGCTACCTACTTGCGACATGATCATTTTCATGCATACTGCTGAAAATTAGTAAGATCAGTGAAATGTTAGCTTAACAAGGTATAGTGTCATTTGATGTGTTAGCAGGTTAAGATGATAATACTATAAAATTAATTGCTAATATAATATTTAAGGTTTACAGTTTAGTAGGGGTGATAAAGCCGATTCGGTTTGTCGGAGATGTATGTTTTGACCGTGTTTTTTTGTGTAGGGTGGGTCAAGATTTTAGACTTCACTCTCTAGTATGTTTATCCCATTCCGTTTTTTTTAGAAACGGATATTATTGATATAAAATTTTGcaattttagattttaaaagtaCAATATCTATAGACTTGTCTTGCCCTCCTTTTTTTTTTCTAGTGTGGATTAAAGTTTTAGGTCCACGCTCTCTGCTATGTCCACATTATCAATTCTGTTTTACCGTGGGATAAGTGTAAACGGGGTAGACATGTTCGTTTCCAATCTCTCAAGCTTAGTTTAGATCGATCATGACATTTCTAATATGCATCAATTTTATGATTTTATTGTGGGATGAGTATAAACGGGATAGACATGCTCGTTTCCAATCCCTCCCGCTTAATTTAGATCAATCATGACATCTTTAATGTGCATCaattttatgatttttatttATTCGATGGTGATTCACTTTGTCTTTCATGTCAAATTTGGTTATGGCAAGGATGTAATTGGAGAAAAGGGTTTCTAATGTGTTTTAATTAGGGTAGTAATAGGCGCATGCCCGCCCTGTTTATGTTCGTCTCACAAAAGCCCATGAAAAAACAGAATGGGTTAGATGGGCATCGTTGAGGGTGCAGTTCTAAAACTTTACGAAAGAATGGGCATGATTCTAAAACTTTACGAAAAATGGGCATGGTGGGATGGCCTGCGGGCATTACACCTTTACAAcataaaaattataataattcATCTTAAAGTTTGCGTTCCCTACCCGTAAAAACTCGTAGAAAAACTAAAACATTAACCTACCCGTAAAAACTCGtagaaaaaataaaaatgtatGATGGGATAAACCCGCTTATATGAcaatataatataatataatatagTATGTAAACGATATAAATCAAGCAAGTCTTAATGGTTTTGTTTTTAAAAAGATTATAGTATTACAtagttttatttttaaaaaaatttacaattttattaaaaaatattttacGTAAAGAGTTAATTTAAATAATTGTTTTTAAGGTATTTTATCTAGGATTTAATTGATATAACTGTTTTTTGaatatgaaaattttaaaaatcaaagttatttcaaataatttttcaaaaaactcatttttgaaaTACAACATCTTTAAAAATAAATTGTGATTTCgactatattttaatttttaatgatGTTATAGGaaatcaaaattaattttttaatttataaaaaaatgaattaatttttttaaatatttttataaaaataatttttgaaaatacaatttttctataaaaaaagagtcataataataaaaaaaagtaagtaataatattattatttacACTATGAATTTATTATAAGTAAACTAGTTGAATTCATAAATTTTTTCCTTGAGCATTTCTCTCTCAGTAATATCATCTAATCTcgtataataataataataataataataataataataataataataataataatgataataatgataataatgataataataataataatgataataataataataatgataataataataataataacaataataataataataataataataataataataataataataataataataataataataataataataataataataataataataatataataataataataataataataataataataataataataataataataataatatataataataataataataataataataataataataataataataataataataataataataataataataataataataataataataataataataataataatatataataataataataataataataatataataataataataataataataataatataataataatataataataataataataataataaaataataataataataataataataataataataataaataataataatataataataataataataataataaaataataataatataataataataataataataaataataataataataataatataataataataataataataataataataataataataataataataatataataataataataataatataataatataataataataataataataataatataataataataaaataatataataatataataataataataataataataataataataataataataaaataataataataataataataataataataataataataatataataataataataataataataataataataataataataataataaataataataataataataataataataataataataataataataataataatataataataataataataataataataatactataataataataaaataataataataataataataataataataataataataaaataataataataataataataatataataataataataataatataataaaataataataataataataataataataataataataataataataataataataataataataataataataataataataaaataataataataataataataataataataataataataataataataataataataataataaaataataataataataataataatataataataataataataataataataataataataataataataataataataataataataataataataataataataataataataataataataataataataataataatatataataataataataataataatataataataataataataataataataataataataataataataataataataataataataataataataataatataataataataataatgtcATTAACATGAATAAGAAGTACAATTAGTTTTTCTTTATGTGAATGTTTGAAGAA includes:
- the LOC127076219 gene encoding phosphoinositide phosphatase SAC2 isoform X1; protein product: MEISKEKLQKSVGVVDGVDSKSCYMQKFRLYETRSRFYMIGRDKSRTFWRVLKIDRLEPSELNIVEDPTLYSEAECCDILKRIHDGNKSTGGLKFVTTCYGIIGFIKFLEPYYMLLITKRKKIGTICGHDVYAITKSEMVPIPHPSVRSKLAYSKDENRYKKLLCSMDLTKDFFYSYSYNIMLSLQKNLSGHNVMGQSLYETLFVWNEFLTRGIRNTLQNTSWTVALVYGFFKQVNLSISGREFNMIIIARRSRHYAGTRYLKRGVNERGRVANDVETEQIVFADASDGSPMQISSVVQIRGSIPLFWSQEASPLNMKPDIILSQKDAMFEATRLHFDNLVKRYGNPIIILNLIKTREKKPRETILRTEFANAVKSINQNLSGDERLRFLHWDLHRHSRRSKATNVLLQLGKVAAFALKLTGIFYCPVTPNMKLEGLFPYSFSENNNVIDKNKDHSGDDGNRDYSVKPKTLQSGVLRTNCIDCLDRTNVAQYAYGLVALGSQLQVLGFTESPHIDLDDPLAKEVMTAYESMGDTLAFQYGGSAAHNKIFSERRGQWKAAAQSQELIRTIQRYYNNTYLDGAKQKAINIFLGHFQPQQGKPLLWELDSDQHYNVGNYGPNLADGIDGSFIRRSQSDGDIISESDATIRNLHAPDCQHSSKNPDKRSLLKSSSDTFTCESSICHCRQIYGGMGKDQFRESDHICYAEHGDACDCSNFLDVDSLSSGNSCEEELLERSISISSDNIVNEQITEAPATESGPILKERQSEEKHSDSFEKWVTHGEMLYV
- the LOC127076219 gene encoding phosphoinositide phosphatase SAC2 isoform X2, which translates into the protein MEISKEKLQKSVGVVDGVDSKSCYMQKFRLYETRSRFYMIGRDKSRTFWRVLKIDRLEPSELNIVEDPTLYSEAECCDILKRIHDGNKSTGGLKFVTTCYGIIGFIKFLEPYYMLLITKRKKIGTICGHDVYAITKSEMVPIPHPSVRSKLAYSKDENRYKKLLCSMDLTKDFFYSYSYNIMLSLQKNLSGHNVMGQSLYETLFVWNEFLTRGIRNTLQNTSWTVALVYGFFKQVNLSISGREFNMIIIARRSRHYAGTRYLKRGVNERGRVANDVETEQIVFADASDGSPMQISSVVQIRGSIPLFWSQEASPLNMKPDIILSQKDAMFEATRLHFDNLVKRYGNPIIILNLIKTREKKPRETILRTEFANAVKSINQNLSGDERLRFLHWDLHRHSRRKATNVLLQLGKVAAFALKLTGIFYCPVTPNMKLEGLFPYSFSENNNVIDKNKDHSGDDGNRDYSVKPKTLQSGVLRTNCIDCLDRTNVAQYAYGLVALGSQLQVLGFTESPHIDLDDPLAKEVMTAYESMGDTLAFQYGGSAAHNKIFSERRGQWKAAAQSQELIRTIQRYYNNTYLDGAKQKAINIFLGHFQPQQGKPLLWELDSDQHYNVGNYGPNLADGIDGSFIRRSQSDGDIISESDATIRNLHAPDCQHSSKNPDKRSLLKSSSDTFTCESSICHCRQIYGGMGKDQFRESDHICYAEHGDACDCSNFLDVDSLSSGNSCEEELLERSISISSDNIVNEQITEAPATESGPILKERQSEEKHSDSFEKWVTHGEMLYV